Proteins encoded within one genomic window of Verrucomicrobiia bacterium:
- a CDS encoding SUMF1/EgtB/PvdO family nonheme iron enzyme, translating into MVLVFAFAGGFDLSAVHADDAIDFNAQVKPILENNCVRCHNPEKAKSKLRLDNRADAFKGGADGIDIVPGDPAKSPLYTSTQLPADDDKKMPPKDESLTKAQTETLRLWILQGAKWPEGVTLIARKIVVAETNDEVATISEIRKKIIAQGNAASPAEMKSYTETIPGTRVTFDMVPIPAGTFVMGSPESEAKRKADEGPQRKISVSPFWMERCEVTWNEFELFMYPEMKKGNTPEIADAVTHPTKPYVEMSFGMGKDGFPAISMTQHAANTYCKWLSAKTGHFYRLPTEAEWEYACRAGTTTAYSFGDDVSKLGDYAWFAGNSDGKYQKVGQKKPNPWGLFDMHGNVAEWTLDQYSAQGYGAAAAGVIADPWVKATTPYPQAVRGGSWQDDPELLRSAARRGSDPSWKMQDPQLPKSIWYHTDAQFLGFRIVRPLTVPTAEELKNFWDSGVEHD; encoded by the coding sequence ATGGTTTTGGTTTTTGCATTCGCTGGCGGATTTGATTTGAGCGCCGTCCACGCGGACGACGCGATTGATTTCAATGCGCAGGTAAAACCGATTTTGGAGAACAACTGCGTCCGCTGCCATAATCCCGAAAAGGCCAAGAGCAAACTGCGTCTCGATAATCGCGCCGATGCGTTCAAAGGCGGCGCAGACGGGATTGACATCGTGCCCGGCGACCCGGCGAAGAGTCCGCTTTACACGTCCACGCAACTGCCGGCAGACGATGATAAAAAGATGCCGCCGAAGGACGAATCGCTGACGAAGGCGCAGACCGAGACGCTGCGATTATGGATTTTGCAGGGAGCGAAATGGCCGGAGGGCGTGACGCTGATTGCGCGGAAGATCGTGGTGGCGGAAACGAACGACGAGGTGGCGACGATTTCCGAGATTCGCAAAAAAATAATCGCGCAGGGAAACGCGGCGTCGCCGGCGGAAATGAAAAGTTATACCGAGACGATTCCCGGGACGAGAGTGACGTTTGACATGGTTCCGATTCCGGCGGGGACGTTCGTCATGGGCAGTCCGGAGAGCGAAGCCAAGCGCAAGGCGGATGAAGGGCCGCAGCGCAAGATAAGTGTCTCGCCATTTTGGATGGAGCGATGCGAGGTGACCTGGAATGAGTTTGAGTTGTTCATGTATCCCGAAATGAAAAAAGGGAATACGCCGGAAATCGCGGACGCGGTGACGCATCCGACGAAGCCGTATGTGGAGATGAGTTTCGGCATGGGCAAGGACGGTTTTCCGGCGATCAGCATGACGCAGCACGCGGCGAATACTTATTGCAAATGGCTGAGCGCGAAGACGGGGCATTTTTACCGGTTGCCGACGGAAGCGGAATGGGAATATGCCTGCCGCGCGGGCACGACGACGGCGTATTCTTTTGGCGATGATGTATCGAAGCTGGGTGATTACGCGTGGTTCGCGGGAAACAGCGACGGGAAATATCAGAAGGTCGGCCAGAAAAAACCGAATCCGTGGGGCTTGTTCGACATGCACGGAAACGTCGCGGAATGGACGCTCGATCAATATTCGGCGCAAGGTTATGGCGCGGCGGCGGCGGGAGTGATCGCCGATCCGTGGGTGAAAGCCACGACGCCTTATCCGCAGGCGGTTCGCGGTGGTTCGTGGCAGGATGATCCTGAATTATTGCGGAGTGCAGCGCGGCGCGGGTCGGATCCGTCGTGGAAGATGCAGGACCCGCAATTACCCAAGAGTATTTGGTATCACACGGACGCGCAATTTTTGGGCTTCCGCATCGTACGGCCATTGACGGTTCCGACGGCGGAAGAATTGAAAAATTTTTGGGACAGCGGCGTGGAGCACGATTGA
- a CDS encoding sugar phosphate isomerase/epimerase family protein yields MITAANLAVCSWSLRPADPDDLIRQLQTIGIQRVQIALDPLRSQPAVWGVLPELCAKNGITFASAMIATVGEDYSTMESIAQTGGVVPDATWEENWRNIQADAEIARALGVKLVTFHAGFLPHDPSDRTFQKLLQRITLIAELFAAKGMELGFETGQEKAETLRTFLRLLNQPNVGVNYDPANIILYDMEDPIAALRALGPWLKQCHIKDAVKTKKPGTWGQEVVVGMGQVDWAAFFRTVEQLRFSGNFCIEREAGEQRVADICAAHEYLARFTQ; encoded by the coding sequence ATGATCACCGCCGCTAATCTCGCCGTATGCAGTTGGTCATTGCGTCCGGCTGATCCCGATGACCTGATCCGGCAACTGCAAACCATCGGCATCCAACGCGTGCAGATCGCGCTCGATCCATTGCGTTCGCAGCCGGCGGTGTGGGGAGTTCTGCCGGAGTTGTGCGCGAAAAATGGAATTACTTTTGCGTCGGCGATGATTGCGACCGTGGGCGAAGATTATTCGACGATGGAATCCATCGCGCAAACCGGCGGGGTGGTCCCGGATGCGACGTGGGAGGAAAATTGGCGCAACATCCAGGCGGATGCGGAAATTGCGCGAGCACTGGGCGTCAAGCTGGTGACGTTTCACGCGGGATTTTTGCCGCATGATCCGAGCGACCGCACGTTTCAGAAATTGCTTCAACGAATCACGTTGATCGCGGAATTATTTGCGGCGAAAGGAATGGAACTTGGTTTTGAGACGGGACAGGAAAAGGCGGAGACGCTGCGCACTTTTTTGCGACTGCTTAACCAGCCGAACGTGGGCGTGAATTACGATCCGGCGAATATCATTTTGTATGACATGGAAGATCCGATCGCGGCGTTGCGCGCGCTGGGGCCGTGGCTCAAGCAGTGCCACATCAAGGACGCGGTGAAGACGAAGAAGCCCGGCACGTGGGGGCAGGAGGTGGTGGTGGGCATGGGGCAGGTGGATTGGGCCGCGTTTTTTCGCACGGTCGAGCAACTGCGCTTCAGCGGAAATTTTTGCATTGAACGCGAGGCGGGTGAACAACGCGTGGCGGACATTTGCGCGGCGCACGAATATCTCGCGCGCTTCACCCAATGA
- a CDS encoding peroxiredoxin, with protein sequence MKALLALSLTAATLIASLTTTFADAAKAPAVGEAAPLVEGKNQDGKNWKLSDDIGKKVVLLYFYPKDDTRGCTKEACGLRDRMGDLGKDNVEVVGVSFDSAASHQQFISKYTLNFPLIADTDGKIADVYGVRMPGRNMDRRVSFLIGLDGKIVHVTDNPSADVHLDEMKQAIATVPKK encoded by the coding sequence ATGAAAGCCTTACTTGCATTATCTCTCACCGCCGCCACTTTGATTGCCAGTTTGACCACCACGTTTGCCGATGCCGCCAAGGCGCCGGCGGTGGGTGAGGCTGCGCCGCTGGTCGAAGGTAAAAATCAGGATGGTAAAAATTGGAAACTTTCCGATGACATTGGAAAGAAAGTCGTGCTGCTTTATTTTTATCCCAAGGACGATACCAGGGGTTGCACGAAGGAGGCTTGTGGGCTTCGGGATCGCATGGGCGACCTGGGCAAGGACAATGTTGAGGTGGTGGGGGTTAGTTTTGATTCGGCGGCGAGCCATCAACAATTCATCAGCAAGTACACGCTGAATTTTCCGTTGATCGCGGATACGGATGGGAAGATCGCCGATGTTTATGGCGTTCGGATGCCGGGTAGAAACATGGATCGGCGCGTGAGCTTTTTGATCGGGCTGGATGGGAAAATTGTTCACGTCACGGACAATCCCTCCGCTGATGTGCATCTCGATGAAATGAAGCAGGCGATTGCGACCGTGCCGAAGAAGTAA
- a CDS encoding NAD(P)H-dependent oxidoreductase, whose translation MMTLLVGTNRPGSNTRKVARQIEEIYKQLQVPLKVVDLAELPPEIFAPTSYGEKPAAFAPFSEAILKSTALIIVTPEYNGGIPGILKYFIDMLKFPESFHHRPVCFVGLAAGMWGALRPVEQLQQIFGYRNAYIFPERVFLPLVGNSLDGEGKLSNAEIVGRLKTQAEGFIEFVKRFQTK comes from the coding sequence ATGATGACGCTACTCGTTGGCACGAATCGTCCGGGCAGCAATACGCGCAAAGTCGCCCGGCAGATCGAAGAAATTTATAAGCAGCTTCAGGTGCCGCTGAAGGTGGTGGATCTGGCGGAATTGCCCCCGGAGATTTTTGCGCCGACTTCCTACGGTGAAAAACCGGCGGCGTTTGCGCCTTTTTCCGAGGCCATTCTTAAGTCCACGGCGTTGATCATCGTGACGCCGGAATATAACGGCGGGATTCCGGGTATCTTGAAATACTTCATAGACATGTTGAAGTTTCCCGAGAGCTTTCATCATCGCCCGGTTTGTTTTGTCGGGTTGGCGGCGGGCATGTGGGGCGCGCTTCGACCGGTGGAACAGCTTCAGCAAATTTTTGGCTATCGCAATGCCTACATTTTTCCCGAGCGCGTATTTCTGCCGCTCGTGGGCAATTCGCTGGATGGCGAAGGCAAGTTGAGCAATGCGGAAATTGTGGGCCGGTTGAAAACCCAGGCGGAAGGATTTATCGAGTTCGTGAAACGGTTTCAAACGAAGTAA
- a CDS encoding Gfo/Idh/MocA family oxidoreductase: protein MKTVSVGVGVVGVGFMGATHIKAYHKIPGARVAAVCSTRKLPADGDLSGAGGNIGDTQPFKLDLAQVRAYTDFAQLLADPGVDLIDLCVPTRWHVPLAVAALRAGKHVLCEKPLARTPALCREIVEAAASAKGFFMPAMVMRFWPEWTWLKQTIDAQTYGKVLAARFRRVSPPPAWGNANYFNGEDSGGALLDFHIHDTDFVQFCFGRPRSVFSTGITRFSGAPDHVVTSYQVADGTPVTAEASWLMADSFGFKMEYTVNFERATVDFDLSRGVESLKIYEPGQAGRVVSCEAGDGYLGETRYFIDCIQRGVAPSVVTAADGLSAVEICEAEEKSIRTGAVVSL, encoded by the coding sequence ATGAAAACTGTGAGCGTGGGCGTGGGCGTAGTGGGAGTGGGTTTCATGGGCGCGACGCACATCAAGGCGTATCACAAAATTCCCGGCGCGCGCGTGGCGGCGGTTTGCAGCACGAGAAAATTACCGGCGGATGGCGATCTGTCTGGCGCGGGTGGAAATATTGGCGATACGCAACCGTTCAAGCTCGACCTCGCGCAGGTCAGGGCGTACACGGATTTTGCGCAACTGCTCGCGGACCCCGGCGTTGATTTGATTGACCTGTGCGTGCCGACGCGATGGCATGTGCCGCTGGCGGTTGCGGCGTTGCGTGCGGGCAAACATGTTTTGTGCGAAAAACCGCTGGCGCGGACGCCGGCGTTGTGCCGGGAGATTGTGGAAGCGGCGGCGAGCGCCAAAGGATTTTTTATGCCGGCGATGGTGATGCGTTTCTGGCCGGAATGGACGTGGCTCAAACAAACCATTGACGCGCAAACGTACGGCAAAGTTTTGGCCGCGCGCTTCCGCCGGGTGTCGCCGCCGCCGGCGTGGGGCAATGCGAATTATTTTAACGGAGAAGATTCCGGCGGCGCGCTTTTGGATTTTCACATTCACGATACGGATTTCGTGCAATTTTGTTTTGGGCGTCCGCGGAGTGTTTTCTCAACGGGCATCACGCGGTTCAGCGGCGCGCCGGATCATGTGGTGACGTCGTATCAGGTGGCGGACGGAACTCCCGTGACGGCGGAGGCGAGTTGGCTGATGGCGGACTCGTTTGGATTCAAAATGGAATACACGGTGAATTTCGAGCGGGCGACGGTGGACTTTGATTTGTCGCGTGGAGTGGAGTCGCTCAAGATTTATGAGCCAGGCCAGGCGGGGCGTGTTGTTTCATGCGAGGCGGGGGATGGTTACCTGGGCGAGACGCGTTATTTTATTGACTGCATTCAAAGGGGGGTTGCGCCGAGCGTTGTGACGGCGGCGGATGGCTTGAGTGCGGTTGAGATTTGTGAGGCGGAGGAAAAATCCATCAGGACGGGTGCGGTGGTTTCGTTATAA
- a CDS encoding acyl-CoA reductase produces the protein MNLPNYFLADLPPEAALTQTIIADACQTLKRNRERYLAERTAASLIRLIAKVTENWLDSEYPIRQFALAQGPAATGFSRQTLAHGLDTFFRQITTENLRALMMQELGTVDRLDVFSATAAETSAQRAALARGPELLVQIAGGTLPNPIFMSIILGLLTKSAQFVKCASGCSFLPRMFAHSLYEADGKLGACLEVAEWRGGSMNLEMPLFKEADCVTATGSDETLSEIRYHLPVKTRFVGYGHRVSFGYVAHEMLSGFNPKKIATRAAMDVIAWDQQGCLSPHVIYVEHGGELTGELFAKMIAEELARLESEQPRGALPAETAAVIASKRAFYEIRAAHSPDTLMWHSENSTAWTVIYESDPRFQLSCLNRFIYVKGVANLTEALQGADSVIGKVSTVGLAATEDRAQHFATQLARWGITRVCPLGKMQNPPLLWRHDGRPALGDLVTWADWEQD, from the coding sequence ATGAACCTGCCGAATTATTTTTTAGCCGACCTGCCGCCGGAAGCGGCGCTGACGCAGACCATCATTGCCGACGCGTGCCAAACCTTGAAACGCAATCGCGAGCGTTACCTGGCGGAGCGGACGGCGGCATCGCTGATCCGGCTGATCGCAAAAGTCACGGAGAATTGGCTGGACTCGGAATATCCCATTCGCCAGTTCGCGCTGGCGCAGGGGCCGGCGGCGACCGGTTTTTCGCGGCAAACTTTGGCGCATGGGTTGGACACTTTTTTCCGGCAGATCACAACGGAAAATTTGCGCGCATTGATGATGCAGGAATTGGGAACGGTGGACCGCCTCGATGTGTTCAGCGCGACGGCGGCTGAAACTTCAGCCCAACGCGCGGCACTGGCGCGCGGGCCGGAATTGCTGGTGCAGATCGCGGGCGGCACGCTGCCGAATCCGATTTTTATGAGCATCATTTTGGGGTTGCTCACCAAGTCGGCGCAATTTGTGAAGTGCGCGAGCGGATGTTCGTTTCTGCCGCGAATGTTCGCGCATTCGCTTTATGAAGCGGATGGGAAACTGGGCGCGTGCCTGGAAGTCGCCGAGTGGCGCGGCGGTTCGATGAATTTGGAGATGCCGCTGTTCAAAGAGGCGGATTGCGTGACCGCGACGGGCAGCGACGAAACGCTCAGCGAGATACGGTATCATTTGCCGGTGAAGACGCGGTTCGTGGGATATGGGCATCGCGTGAGTTTTGGTTATGTCGCGCACGAAATGTTGTCCGGGTTTAATCCCAAAAAAATTGCGACGCGGGCGGCGATGGATGTGATCGCGTGGGACCAGCAGGGTTGTCTTTCGCCGCATGTTATTTATGTGGAACACGGCGGGGAATTGACCGGCGAATTATTCGCCAAAATGATCGCGGAAGAATTGGCGCGGCTGGAAAGCGAGCAGCCGCGCGGGGCGCTGCCAGCGGAGACGGCGGCGGTGATCGCATCCAAACGCGCCTTCTATGAGATTCGCGCGGCGCATTCGCCGGACACGCTGATGTGGCACAGCGAAAATTCCACGGCGTGGACGGTGATCTACGAGAGCGATCCGCGGTTTCAACTGTCCTGTCTCAACCGTTTTATTTACGTGAAAGGCGTGGCGAATTTGACCGAGGCATTGCAGGGGGCGGACAGCGTGATCGGCAAGGTTTCGACGGTGGGTTTGGCGGCGACGGAAGATCGCGCGCAGCATTTCGCGACGCAGTTGGCGCGCTGGGGTATCACGCGCGTTTGTCCGCTCGGCAAGATGCAGAATCCGCCGCTGCTGTGGCGTCACGATGGGCGGCCGGCGCTGGGGGATTTGGTTACGTGGGCGGATTGGGAGCAGGATTGA
- the queD gene encoding 6-carboxytetrahydropterin synthase QueD, translating to MELRKTFQFEAAHLLPHLPKNHKCRRLHGHSFTAEIVVSGECDPRLGWVMDYAEISAAFKPLWEKLDHYYLNEIPGLENPTSENVAIWIWKKLKPKLPLLSEVVVAETCTAKCVYRGE from the coding sequence ATGGAACTACGAAAAACATTTCAATTTGAGGCGGCACATTTGTTGCCGCATTTGCCGAAGAATCATAAGTGCCGGCGTTTGCATGGCCACAGCTTCACGGCTGAGATCGTGGTGAGCGGCGAATGCGATCCGCGGCTGGGGTGGGTGATGGATTATGCGGAGATTTCGGCGGCGTTCAAACCGCTTTGGGAAAAGCTCGACCATTATTATCTCAATGAAATTCCCGGGCTGGAAAATCCCACGAGCGAAAATGTGGCGATCTGGATCTGGAAAAAGTTGAAACCGAAATTGCCGTTGTTGAGTGAAGTGGTGGTGGCGGAGACTTGCACGGCGAAGTGTGTCTATCGCGGGGAGTGA